One Danio rerio strain Tuebingen ecotype United States chromosome 9, GRCz12tu, whole genome shotgun sequence genomic region harbors:
- the LOC141376106 gene encoding uncharacterized protein, translating into MALRLCVSGCGGFLSPDDGHDHCIACLGVQHVNAVLAGGSCRHCDAMTVAQLRSRLTFARERATPVASCSKKAAGARADLRVSAGANPPPTGSRTSRSSRRSIQASGGESDPSNQMVALTLADTGDQMSSAASEGGLSLSDEDPDPLAPSGQVSAVKSDPEADMLAVLSRAASAVGLEMVYPPAPRPDRLDGCYVEDQKAKPSKPLVPFFPEVHSRLTQSWRAPFSARAASASALTALDGGAARGYEAIPSVERAIAVNLCPRSASTWRGLPRLPSKACRLSASLGAGAYKAAGQAASALHAMATYQRYQAQALAELHEGGSNPSLIHELRTATDYALRTTKSAACALGRTMSTLWFRNATSG; encoded by the coding sequence atggcgctccgactgtgcgtttctggatgcgggggtttcctgtctccggatgatggacacgatcactgcattgcatgtttgggggtccagcatgttaatgcggtgctcgcgggcggttcatgtcgtcattgcgatgccatgaccgttgcacagctaagatcgcggctaactttcgcaagagagcgagccaccccagttgcctcctgttctaaaaaagcagcgggcgctcgggcagatctgagggtttcagcgggagctaatccgccgcccacgggctcgcggacctctcgctcctcacggcgctccatccaagcttcgggtggtgagagtgatccgtctaaccagatggtagctctcacactcgctgacaccggagatcagatgtcctccgcggcatcggagggtgggctttcactgtccgacgaagatccggacccgctcgccccctccgggcaggtgagcgctgtcaaatcggatcctgaagcggacatgttagccgtgctttcccgggctgcttcggccgtggggttggagatggtttatcccccagctccgcggccggaccgactagatgggtgctacgtagaggaccagaaggcgaagccttcgaagcctctcgtccccttcttcccggaagtgcacagtaggctcacgcagtcctggagggcacctttctctgcccgtgctgcgagtgcctccgccctcaccgcccttgacggcggagctgccagggggtatgaggcgatcccgtcagtggagcgcgctatcgcggtcaatctttgtccgcgcagcgcctctacgtggcggggtttgccccgcctcccgtccaaagcctgtaggttgtctgcctccctcggagccggagcttataaggctgcgggccaggctgcttctgctttgcacgcgatggccacctaccagcgctaccaagcgcaggcgctggccgagctgcacgagggcgggtccaacccaagcttaatacatgagctgcgcaccgcgaccgactatgctcttcggactactaagtccgccgcgtgtgcgctggggaggacgatgtccaccttgtggttcaggaatgccacctctggctaa